aaaactacgcgcctccatttgcaccaacgaaaatgtggcataaatccctgcacgtacatttacgcgcactgggctatattctataactatgtacataaatttaggaacacccacaaaatgcccatttccacgcctATGACCACACCCATTTTGAACTGCACACCTTATAATTTAGGCGCAGCTTATTactgaatatgcttagcgagttatgtgcgtaaattctaattattgccaattagtgattattattgcttgttaggtgctgttatcaatgctgattaccttaagccaattaagctacgCACGTTATGGAATACTCGTAGATTTAAACGCAGAATGCTAGGCACGCTAAAGAATCCCGGGGGTACATGTCTGTTTATTctaacattttctttttgtttatttgCAGCTCATATGGTGAACTAACCAACTGCACCTTACTGATTGCTAATAAATTGGATTGTTATTGGCCAAACCAGGTGGTGGATGATTTTTTTGTAGCTATTCATAAGCATTACTTTATAAACTGTTCCCTTACTGGTCGTTCTCTTAGGGATCCTCCATATGACATCCTGTGCCCCTTCATTGTGATCCCTATCTTGGTAACCTTCTTCATGGCAGCCGTGGTGGTGTGGAGAAGCAAACGGAACGAAGGGATTATATAAATGCCACCAGATTTGGTTTGAATAGAGTGTAAATATCCAGGCCTTCCAAGTCTAAACCTAAGCTTTTGCTGAAGAACTCAGTGCTAGAAGAACCAGCCAGCTCTGACAAGCCACATGTTTGCTGTAATCTATAAGTTTGCAAAATTCTGGTCACATATTGATGGATAAATTCGAAAGAAGATAATAATATAGACACCTGACAAAGAAATTAAAACTTAATTccagaaacatagaagaaaaagaaacaggTTGAAGACAAGACAAATTTTCTGGCTGCGAAAGTGATGGATTTCTCTTGTTTGCACACGATGAGGTCTTTGAAAAATTGCACACATATGAAAATGCATATATCCACAATCCACACATTTAATTAGTTTATATCTGTATTTAATTGTGTGATAGAATCTTGAGAATCATTTATTCTGTATTTCTTTGCAATATGTCATATTGTGAGATGACCTGGAAGAAAATTTACATTTAAGAGCAATAAATTGAAAGTAACTCATTACTGCATTAATGCGAACTGTGGTACTAACTGGATGTTGTAGGCCCAGGTTAAGCAGATTTTGTGACAAACTAAAGGCAAATGCCTTAAGTGACATGGCAAAGTTAAAGTTAAAACATaggaagggcaattttcaaaggcattttaaTGCATAAAATGCTGGTTCAAAGCAAGAACAAATGCATGTGAAGAAATGCATCACAGTTTCCACAGCCAACTGATTTTCAAAAGGAACCCTTACAgggcttccctttgaaaatgggcTTGCAAACTCATGGGATATCATGAAATTGCTTTTCCAATGTCAAcctgctctgctgctgctgccttcttcTGTGTGGTGAAAATTCAGGAATGCAATTAAGAACAGAGAGATATTTACAGCCCAGCGGAATTCGGTGATTGCTAAAAAGATCAACATGTAAATTTATAACTGCATGAGTTAATGAAAAAATACATATGTACATTATGCTATGCAGACTT
The genomic region above belongs to Microcaecilia unicolor chromosome 7, aMicUni1.1, whole genome shotgun sequence and contains:
- the RAMP1 gene encoding LOW QUALITY PROTEIN: receptor activity-modifying protein 1 (The sequence of the model RefSeq protein was modified relative to this genomic sequence to represent the inferred CDS: inserted 1 base in 1 codon), translated to MAGQAIKSVLSAYHLIVVVAACNEPIYVXFIEELCFSKFKFDMEGIGQNLWCDWKKTEGSYGELTNCTLLIANKLDCYWPNQVVDDFFVAIHKHYFINCSLTGRSLRDPPYDILCPFIVIPILVTFFMAAVVVWRSKRNEGII